The following coding sequences lie in one Spea bombifrons isolate aSpeBom1 chromosome 5, aSpeBom1.2.pri, whole genome shotgun sequence genomic window:
- the LOC128496929 gene encoding double-stranded RNA-specific editase B2-like produces the protein MAAGGTALDLAYGSAKGLDLRHAQVIALSSGTKCINGEYLSDRGLVVNDCHAEIVVRRAFIHYLYSQLELHLSKQRTDWERSVFIRLKEGGYRLKENVMFHLYVSTSPCGDARLNSPYEITADLNRCKPIVRKFRGHLRTKIESGEGTIPVRSWVPVQTWDGVLSGEQLVTMSCTDKMTRWNVLGLQGALLSHFIEPVYLNSIIVGSLHHTGHLSRVMSQRIEDIGSLPSPYRHNHPLLSGVSNAEARKPGKSPNFSANWILGSPELEVVDATTGKKSNGSSSRLCKYMLYTRWAKLYGKLSARISGQGAMPAGYCEAKLLDSSYQSAKQQLFKAIQKSGLGTWVKKPPEQDQFALTP, from the exons GTCTGGATCTGAGGCATGCACAAGTTATCGCATTGTCGTCTGGAACGAAATGTATCAACGGAGAATATCTCAGTGACCGAGGGCTGGTGGTTAATGACTGTCATGCTGAAATTGTCGTCAGGAGAGCTTTTATCCACTACCTTTACAGTCAGCTAGAACTCCATCTAAG TAAGCAAAGAACGGATTGGGAGCGTTCTGTCTTCATACGATTAAAAGAAGGGGGCTACCGACTGAAAGAAAATGTCATGTTTCACTTGTACGTCAGCACCTCGCCCTGTGGAGACGCGCGCCTTAATTCACCCTACGAGATCACAGCTGATT tGAACAGATGCAAGCCTATAGTGCGAAAATTCCGAGGTCATCTTCGTACAAAGATTGAGTCCGGAGAAGGAACCATTCCAGTCCGGTCATGGGTACCGGTTCAAACATGGGACGGTGTTTTATCAGGCGAACAGCTTGTCACAATGTCATGCACGGACAAAATGACCAG ATGGAACGTTCTCGGGTTACAAGGAGCTCTTCTCAGCCACTTCATCGAACCTGTCTACTTGAACAGCATTATAGTGGGAAGCCTACACCACACTGGTCACCTTTCCAGGGTAATGAGCCAAAGAATAGAAGATATTGGTAGTTTGCCGTCTCCGTATCGGCATAATCATCCGCTGCTCAGTG GGGTTAGTAACGCTGAAGCCCGCAAGCCGGGGAAATCTCCAAACTTTAGCGCGAACTGGATTCTAGGCAGCCCGGAACTCGAGGTCGTTGACGCTACGACGGGAAAGAAGAGCAACGGTTCCTCCTCGAGGCTCTGCAAGTACATGCTTTATACGCGGTGGGCGAAGCTTTACGGAAAG CTTAGCGCAAGGATCTCGGGTCAGGGGGCAATGCCCGCCGGGTACTGTGAGGCGAAGCTATTGGATTCATCGTATCAGTCTGCCAAGCAGCAGCTTTTCAAAGCCATCCAGAAATCGGGCTTGGGCACATGGGTGAAGAAGCCCCCAGAGCAGGACCAGTTTGCACTAACTCCGTAA